The Acidovorax sp. RAC01 genomic sequence TGCCCAGGCGGCGTGCACGGGCAGCAGCAGGTTGGCCGCGAGGTTGCAGACGGCCACGGTTGCCATGATGACGAAGCCGTGGCGTATCTGCCGTTTGGGCGCAATCTTGCCCGCCAGGCGCCCGCTCAGCCAGGCGCCACCCATGATGCCCGATATGGTCAGCACAAAGAACCAGAAGAACTGGGTGGGCCCCAGCCCCAGGTGGTCCCCCAGAAAGGCAGGGGCAGCCAGCACGTACAGAAACATCCCGTTGAACGGCACCCCGCTGGCCAGTGCCAGCAGTACAAACCGCGGGCTTGAGCCCAGCTGCCAGTAGCCGCGCATCAGGTGCGGCACGTTGAAAGGCTGGCGAAGCTCAGGTTGCAGCGTTTCGGGAAGCAGGCGGAAATTGGCGACCCAGAGGACTACCCCTATAGCCGTGAGAAACCAGAAGATGCTGTGCCAGCCTGCATGGACGAACAGCCAGCCTCCTACGATCGGCGCGATGGCGGGGGCCACGCCGAAGTAGATGGTGACCTGGCTCATGACCTGCTGGGCACGCGCTGGCGGAAACATGTCGCGGATCACGGCCCGCGACACCACGATGCCGGCACCGGTGGACAGGCCTTGCAGGGCGCGGAACACGATGAGCTGACCGATGGTTTCCGACATTGCGCAACCGGCCGACGCCAGTGTGAACATGGCAATGCCGCACAGCACCACGGGCCTGCGCCCGAAACTGTCGGCCAGTGCGCCATGAAAGAGGTTCATGAAGGCAAAACCGAACAGGTAGGCCGACAGGGTCTGCTGCATCTCGACCGGCGTGGCGCCGAGCGCCGTGGCAATGCCGGTGAACGCAGGGATGTAGGTATCGATGGAAAACGGACCCAGCATGCCCAGCACCGCAAGCAGGGCAGCCAGGGCCCATTGGGGCGCGCGCCATAACGTCTGGGCGTGTGGGTTCATGGTCAAGGCGTCGCGTGAGGCGGTGCAGGGGAAGGCGAGGGCGGCAAAGCGAATGGGCAGCAATTGGGCTGCGCGACGGTGATGCTAATGGCTGAGCCCCCGTGGTCGTGTAGGACCGGGGACAAGGCGACGTGATGTGTGTGCAGCGCGAAGACCTTGTTCTCGCCGCACGGATACCGTGGGTTTCCCGTCGCGGCCAGCGGGGCAGCGCCTGCGGGATCGCTGCAAAGTTGCAGCGAACATTGCCGCCCCAAATACAAAACCCCGGCATCTGGAAGATGCCGGGGTTTTACGTTTGGTGGGTCCTGAGTGACTCGAACACTCGACCTACGGATTAAGAGTCCGCTGCTCTACCAACTGAGCTAAGAACCCAAACTTTTTATTCTTTCTGCATTGCTGCAGAGCCTCGAATTATGCCGCAATTTTTGGCCGCTTGGCAAGTGCTGCAAAAATTATTGCATCGCATTGCGGCTCGCCAGCTCCACGAACAGGCCGCTGTGGTCGAGTTCGCCCAAGCCGTGTTCCACGCCTTCGGCGTACAGGCCCTCGAACAGCGACGTGATCGGGGCGTCAAAGCCGATCTCGCTGGCAGTGGCCAACGCGTTGCGCATGTCCTTGAGCTGCACGGTCATGCGGCCGCGTGGCGCGAAATCGCGCTCGACCATGCGCTGGCCGTGCAGTTGCAAAATGCGGCTGTCGGCAAAGCCACCGCTGATGGCCTCGCGCACCTTGGCCATGTCGGCGCCGCCTTTCGCCGCAAACAGCAGTGCTTCTGCCACGGCGCCGATGGTGATCCCCACGATCATCTGGTTGGCCAGCTTGGTGAGCTGGCCCGCCCCGTGGGGGCCCACCAGCGTGGCGCGGCCCAGGGCTGCGAACACGGGCTGTGCCCGCGCGAAATCTTCCGGCCTGCCGCCCACCAGGATGGCGAGCGTCCCGTTTTCGGCCCCGACCGTGCCGCCCGAAACGGGGGCATCCAGATGGAACAAACCCATCTCCCCAAGGCGCGCCGCATGGTCGCGTGCCTCGCGCGGCTGGATGGATGCCATATCGATGAACAGTGCGCCACGCCGCATGGCCTGGGCGGCGCCCAGATCGAACAGCACATGGCCCACCACTGGGCCGCTTTCAAGCAGGCTCACCACGATGTCTGCCTTGCGCACGGCATCCGCCACGCTGGAGTGAACGGAAATGCCGAATGCGGCCAGCGGCTCTGCCTTGGCCAGGGTGCGGTTCCATGCATGGACTTCGTGGCCTGCCTCCTGCAGCCGGAGCGCCATGGGGCGGCCCATCAGGCCAATGCCGAGGACGGCGATGCGAAGCGGTGTGGTGGTCATAGGGTGTGTGGTGCGTCGGTTGGTGCTTTGTCCATCATGGGGATTTTTGCCTCGGCAGTCTGTCACCGAGCTTGCAGGCTGCGCAAAATGCAAAGATGATGCCGTAGCCCCAGGAGACCGCCATGACACTGCCCCAGCACGATCCAGCCTGGCTGGAACGCATGTACAACAACCGTGCCCTGGTGCCAGACCACGCCGATTATTTTGACCGCTGGGCGCGCGAGTCTGCGGTAGTGCGGGCCAGCCAGCCCTGCATGCTGGATATGGCCTACGGACCGGGCGCGGGCGAAACGCTGGATGTATTTGAACCCGCCCACCCAACTGCGGGTCGGGCACCGGTGCTGGTGTTCATTCACGGCGGGTACTGGCGGTCGCTCGACAAATCCGACCACTCATTCATCGCGCCTGTGTTTACGCAGGCCGGGTTTTGCGTGGTGGTGGTCAACTACGCGCTGTGCCCGGGAACCCCCGAGGCGCCGGTCACTGTGGCCCACATCGGCCGGCAGATGGAGAAGGCGCTGGCGTGGGTATGGCGCAACGCCGAAAGCCACGGCGGCGACCCGCGCCGGATCACCGTTGCCGGGCATTCCGCGGGTGGGCAGCTGGCGGCCATGCTGATGACCAGTGTGT encodes the following:
- a CDS encoding NAD(P)-dependent oxidoreductase; this encodes MSWRSPGATASSLHFAQPASSVTDCRGKNPHDGQSTNRRTTHPMTTTPLRIAVLGIGLMGRPMALRLQEAGHEVHAWNRTLAKAEPLAAFGISVHSSVADAVRKADIVVSLLESGPVVGHVLFDLGAAQAMRRGALFIDMASIQPREARDHAARLGEMGLFHLDAPVSGGTVGAENGTLAILVGGRPEDFARAQPVFAALGRATLVGPHGAGQLTKLANQMIVGITIGAVAEALLFAAKGGADMAKVREAISGGFADSRILQLHGQRMVERDFAPRGRMTVQLKDMRNALATASEIGFDAPITSLFEGLYAEGVEHGLGELDHSGLFVELASRNAMQ
- a CDS encoding multidrug effflux MFS transporter yields the protein MNPHAQTLWRAPQWALAALLAVLGMLGPFSIDTYIPAFTGIATALGATPVEMQQTLSAYLFGFAFMNLFHGALADSFGRRPVVLCGIAMFTLASAGCAMSETIGQLIVFRALQGLSTGAGIVVSRAVIRDMFPPARAQQVMSQVTIYFGVAPAIAPIVGGWLFVHAGWHSIFWFLTAIGVVLWVANFRLLPETLQPELRQPFNVPHLMRGYWQLGSSPRFVLLALASGVPFNGMFLYVLAAPAFLGDHLGLGPTQFFWFFVLTISGIMGGAWLSGRLAGKIAPKRQIRHGFVIMATVAVCNLAANLLLPVHAAWALAPIAVFAFGWALMVPVVTLLVLDLHPERRGMASSMQAFVGSTANGLVAGVLVPLVMHSTVLLALSSLLMMCVGLFAWIYLHHRWPEVGRNATAAG
- a CDS encoding alpha/beta hydrolase, whose translation is MTLPQHDPAWLERMYNNRALVPDHADYFDRWARESAVVRASQPCMLDMAYGPGAGETLDVFEPAHPTAGRAPVLVFIHGGYWRSLDKSDHSFIAPVFTQAGFCVVVVNYALCPGTPEAPVTVAHIGRQMEKALAWVWRNAESHGGDPRRITVAGHSAGGQLAAMLMTSVWPMIEAGLPDSLVRSALSISGVHDLEPLRYTPFLQQALHLTEQQVLQCSPARLLEPPAARLFCAVGGDESPEFQRQNQLMQEAWGSHCVPRSVVLPGLNHFSILDALVRPGHDLHHMALNLLRS